The proteins below come from a single Cupriavidus sp. P-10 genomic window:
- a CDS encoding MFS transporter, with the protein MQHHPRRGSTPTPQRVRDVLKPISGAAVGNMLEWFDYSLYGYLSATLAKVFFPSSDPIVSLIAAFAAFSVAFVTRPLGALFFGSLGDRLGRRDTLAIVVGLISVSTVLVGVLPGYEAIGIAAPLLLVALRMIQGFSAGGEAGGALAFLAEYAPTRRRGVVIGFFGMSAGIGALSGSGLVLAITSIFGQTAVEAWAWRLPFLIAGPIGLGAFWLRLRIEETPAFRLHLEREGAAQAPLREALRDDWRSIVKCLGVAISHGIPYYLILAYLPSYLVSTGRLSSGQALAASGLAFLGSVIVIPFAAALSDRVGRRPVAFTAALAYLVVALPLFRIVVGSTPEVVIATMASVGVLIGMYGSAPFCMMTELFPTRTRYSAMSIGYNMAMVLFGGTAPLISASLTKLTGNPSSPAYFMMGGAVLSIFAILASPETSRVPIDELGQSDEHIRRVRMALKASARVE; encoded by the coding sequence ATGCAACATCATCCCCGAAGAGGTTCGACCCCCACCCCCCAGCGGGTCCGGGATGTTCTCAAGCCGATCTCCGGTGCCGCCGTGGGAAACATGCTGGAGTGGTTTGACTACTCGTTGTATGGCTATCTATCCGCCACCCTGGCGAAGGTGTTCTTCCCAAGCAGCGACCCGATCGTTAGCCTGATAGCGGCTTTCGCGGCATTCTCCGTCGCATTCGTTACCCGACCACTCGGCGCTCTGTTTTTTGGATCGCTGGGAGACCGGCTTGGACGGCGCGATACGCTCGCGATTGTCGTTGGTTTGATCAGCGTTTCGACGGTGTTGGTCGGTGTCCTACCGGGATACGAGGCGATTGGCATCGCCGCTCCTTTGCTGCTGGTAGCCCTACGCATGATTCAGGGATTTTCCGCGGGAGGCGAAGCAGGTGGAGCACTCGCATTCCTTGCCGAGTACGCCCCGACACGCCGGCGTGGCGTTGTGATCGGGTTCTTTGGTATGTCGGCTGGAATTGGTGCGTTGAGCGGATCCGGTCTTGTTCTGGCGATCACCAGCATTTTTGGTCAGACGGCAGTTGAGGCATGGGCCTGGCGATTGCCCTTCCTGATCGCTGGCCCGATTGGGTTGGGTGCGTTCTGGCTGCGGCTGCGCATCGAGGAAACACCGGCATTCCGGTTGCACTTGGAACGCGAGGGCGCGGCACAAGCACCATTGCGGGAGGCCCTTCGTGACGACTGGCGAAGCATTGTCAAATGTCTTGGCGTAGCGATCTCACACGGCATCCCTTACTACTTGATCCTGGCGTATCTCCCGTCATATCTCGTGTCAACTGGTCGGTTGAGTAGCGGGCAAGCTCTAGCGGCGTCCGGCCTGGCCTTTCTGGGTTCAGTGATTGTGATCCCATTCGCTGCAGCGCTATCCGACCGCGTGGGTCGACGACCCGTCGCCTTTACGGCGGCATTGGCATACCTCGTCGTTGCGCTTCCTTTGTTCCGGATCGTCGTGGGCTCGACACCAGAGGTGGTAATTGCCACGATGGCTAGCGTCGGTGTACTGATAGGGATGTATGGCAGCGCGCCGTTCTGCATGATGACGGAGCTGTTTCCGACACGCACACGCTACAGCGCCATGTCGATAGGCTACAACATGGCCATGGTGCTATTTGGCGGCACCGCTCCTTTAATCAGCGCTTCTCTGACGAAGCTGACCGGAAACCCTTCATCACCCGCCTATTTCATGATGGGAGGCGCGGTGTTGTCTATTTTTGCCATCTTGGCGTCTCCTGAAACGTCACGAGTACCGATTGACGAGCTCGGACAGTCGGACGAGCACATTCGCCGCGTGCGCATGGCGCTCAAGGCATCGGCTCGCGTTGAGTGA
- a CDS encoding cytochrome P450, with translation MTAPQTPTQSTGCPFHAASPAQSTCPMHAGGDSGIPDFPPERVDPLSPPPVYFQMQQGSGLGQARLWDGKIAWLITRYDDVRSVLSDPRFSSDITNPGYPTVSAAMKVARGSNRTFITMDAPKHAEHRRMLTGEFSIRKIEALRPRIQAIVDKLLDDFATKPQPSDLVSAFTLATPALAISELLGVPYEDHDFFQELAMVLTSSSATLEEAIAANHELCEVYLKGLVAKRSENPGEDILSRLIVNHVRKGDITETDVVSLARLLLIAGHETTANTTAMGVLFLLQRPDIWNELRQDTSLVPNAVEEILRYLDVTHSGKRRVATEDIVVNGQMIQAGDPVVVLSVSANRDSSKFEDPNVFDLRRDSRTQVSFGYGPHQCIGQPLARLEMQIMFTALLERFPNLELAVPVESLEFKGDSLMYGVKELPVRW, from the coding sequence ATGACCGCCCCCCAAACCCCCACGCAGTCGACTGGCTGCCCGTTTCACGCGGCCTCACCTGCGCAGTCCACGTGTCCGATGCACGCTGGCGGGGACAGCGGCATCCCCGACTTTCCGCCCGAACGGGTCGATCCTTTGTCGCCGCCGCCGGTGTACTTCCAGATGCAGCAAGGAAGCGGCTTGGGGCAAGCTAGGCTCTGGGACGGAAAGATCGCCTGGCTGATTACGCGCTATGACGACGTCCGCTCGGTCCTGTCTGACCCTCGCTTTAGTTCTGACATTACGAATCCCGGCTATCCCACTGTCAGTGCTGCAATGAAAGTTGCCCGGGGTAGTAACCGGACCTTCATCACCATGGATGCACCCAAGCATGCAGAGCATCGGCGCATGCTGACAGGTGAATTCTCGATCCGCAAAATCGAGGCCCTTCGCCCGCGGATTCAGGCGATCGTAGACAAGCTGCTGGACGACTTCGCAACAAAGCCTCAACCCTCCGACCTGGTTAGCGCCTTTACGTTGGCTACGCCGGCATTGGCGATCTCAGAGTTGCTTGGCGTTCCGTACGAAGACCATGACTTCTTTCAGGAACTGGCGATGGTCCTGACGTCGAGTAGTGCGACGCTTGAGGAGGCCATCGCCGCAAATCATGAGTTGTGCGAGGTGTACCTGAAGGGCCTGGTGGCGAAGAGATCGGAGAACCCCGGGGAAGATATCCTCAGCCGCCTCATCGTCAATCACGTACGAAAGGGCGATATCACCGAAACGGACGTTGTTTCCCTTGCAAGGCTCTTGCTGATTGCCGGCCACGAGACCACGGCGAATACGACCGCAATGGGAGTGCTTTTCCTCCTGCAACGACCGGATATCTGGAATGAGCTTCGACAAGACACAAGCCTCGTTCCAAATGCGGTGGAAGAAATTCTGCGCTATCTGGATGTCACACATTCAGGAAAGCGTCGTGTCGCGACCGAGGACATTGTCGTGAACGGACAAATGATCCAGGCGGGCGACCCCGTTGTAGTGCTGAGTGTCTCGGCCAATCGCGACAGCTCGAAATTTGAAGATCCGAATGTGTTCGACCTTCGCCGAGATTCAAGGACGCAGGTCTCGTTCGGATACGGCCCGCATCAGTGCATCGGTCAACCCCTCGCACGGCTCGAAATGCAGATCATGTTCACCGCCTTGCTGGAGCGGTTTCCGAACCTCGAGCTTGCTGTTCCCGTGGAAAGCCTTGAGTTCAAGGGCGATTCACTCATGTATGGCGTCAAGGAACTCCCTGTTCGCTGGTAA
- a CDS encoding ferredoxin: MKITIYPEKCCGSGQCVVNAPDLFDQKDNGIVILLNAEPSADQFESARLAAGICPALAIEIHEDQ; this comes from the coding sequence ATGAAAATCACAATCTACCCCGAAAAGTGCTGCGGTTCTGGTCAATGTGTCGTCAACGCGCCGGATCTGTTCGACCAAAAGGACAATGGCATCGTCATTCTCTTGAACGCAGAGCCGTCGGCTGACCAATTCGAATCAGCACGCCTGGCGGCTGGCATCTGCCCAGCGCTCGCCATCGAGATTCACGAGGATCAGTGA
- a CDS encoding NAD(P)/FAD-dependent oxidoreductase: MNSPEHIVVAGASAAGITAARALRAQGWGGRLTLIGKEGGMPYDRPPLSKRLMAGECPVEALNLVSEDGMKALNLHYLDGTSATGLDTDASSLQLSNGSTLQYDRLLIATGADARVIPNLSQAANCYSLRNLNDALAIREHLTAGKRVLVVGAGFIGTELAAIAKTSGCEVTVIDKSKVPLGARVGDIVGKRIEKLHEANGVVFHNDCELREVKWRDRTITEVRLDTGVVIACDVIVVAIGAVPSVQWCSGLNIRSGVVCNEYCEAAPNVYAAGDAAEWFHKGYGEHMRIEHRTNASEQAMAAAKNMLGSRVEYAPLPFFWSDQYQVQIHSYGRIGPQYTVEVVEGDQLKDDSCIFRYYQGDVLMGVLSWNASRKAREHIKPLKEEWTKSHAPAAVAG, encoded by the coding sequence ATGAACTCCCCCGAGCACATCGTCGTTGCCGGCGCCTCGGCCGCCGGCATCACGGCAGCACGAGCGCTGCGCGCACAGGGCTGGGGAGGGCGGCTCACGCTGATTGGAAAGGAAGGCGGCATGCCCTATGACCGCCCTCCTCTTTCAAAGCGGCTGATGGCAGGAGAATGTCCGGTAGAGGCGCTCAACCTTGTGTCCGAAGACGGCATGAAGGCGCTGAACCTGCACTACCTGGACGGGACATCGGCCACCGGCCTCGATACGGACGCCAGTTCACTGCAACTCAGCAACGGCTCCACACTTCAATATGATCGCTTGCTGATCGCCACGGGCGCGGACGCTCGAGTGATTCCCAACCTCAGCCAGGCGGCGAACTGCTACAGCCTGCGCAACTTAAACGACGCGCTGGCGATTCGGGAACATCTGACTGCCGGAAAGCGGGTACTAGTAGTCGGCGCGGGCTTCATCGGCACAGAGTTAGCGGCGATTGCAAAGACCAGCGGCTGTGAGGTGACCGTCATCGACAAGTCGAAAGTTCCTCTCGGGGCGCGAGTCGGGGATATCGTTGGGAAGCGGATCGAAAAACTCCATGAAGCCAACGGCGTGGTTTTCCACAACGACTGCGAACTCAGGGAGGTGAAATGGCGTGACCGCACCATTACCGAAGTCCGCTTGGACACTGGGGTTGTGATTGCTTGCGACGTAATTGTTGTGGCTATCGGCGCAGTTCCCAGCGTGCAGTGGTGCAGCGGATTAAACATCCGCAGCGGCGTAGTCTGCAATGAATACTGTGAAGCAGCCCCGAACGTATATGCCGCCGGCGATGCTGCAGAGTGGTTTCACAAAGGCTACGGCGAGCACATGCGTATTGAACACCGGACGAATGCAAGCGAACAGGCGATGGCCGCGGCAAAGAACATGCTCGGCTCTCGCGTTGAATACGCTCCGCTGCCGTTCTTCTGGTCGGATCAGTACCAGGTCCAAATCCACAGCTACGGACGCATCGGCCCTCAATACACCGTTGAAGTTGTCGAAGGGGATCAACTGAAAGACGACTCCTGCATCTTTCGCTACTACCAGGGAGACGTTTTGATGGGCGTTCTTAGTTGGAACGCCAGTAGAAAAGCGCGTGAGCACATCAAGCCGTTGAAGGAGGAGTGGACGAAGAGCCACGCTCCAGCTGCGGTAGCAGGTTAA
- a CDS encoding Bug family tripartite tricarboxylate transporter substrate binding protein: MTKPASAIRRAVLLCSLALPSILYAQQSGPLPVRLFVGYGPGGGTDVVARAVGEELAKIWNRPVIVENRPGANGAIASKAVARAEPDGSILLVMPPSTLIIDANLRPTVAVDPTKELTLVSGLAATPLVVVTPASAPYNNLADLIKAARAANGKFTYGWANLGMRVGMEEFAQKTGVKMTPVGYKSAGQSVPAIVSGEIDMLMIDMAPIAQLVKAGKVKAFAVSTPERSPMLPNVPTFKEAGIDVQLTGTIALYAPAKMPQNAIKKMQSDVATILKNGELRTRMQGTGMEVITQSPEDFEGYLKQRKKSIDAVIKVGDFKLE; this comes from the coding sequence ATGACAAAACCCGCTTCGGCTATCCGCAGAGCAGTCCTACTCTGCTCCCTGGCCCTGCCCTCCATCCTGTACGCCCAGCAATCTGGCCCGTTGCCGGTCCGGCTCTTTGTTGGCTACGGACCGGGCGGTGGCACCGACGTAGTTGCACGCGCAGTTGGCGAAGAGCTGGCAAAAATCTGGAATCGGCCCGTAATCGTCGAAAATCGGCCAGGCGCAAACGGGGCGATCGCCAGCAAGGCTGTCGCGCGAGCTGAACCGGACGGTTCGATCCTTCTGGTCATGCCCCCGTCCACGTTGATCATCGACGCAAACTTGCGCCCCACTGTTGCTGTCGATCCCACCAAGGAACTCACCCTTGTGAGCGGGCTAGCCGCAACCCCACTCGTTGTGGTGACCCCGGCTTCCGCGCCATACAACAACCTCGCTGACCTCATTAAGGCAGCTCGTGCGGCCAACGGGAAGTTCACGTACGGATGGGCCAACTTGGGCATGCGTGTCGGTATGGAGGAGTTCGCGCAAAAGACCGGGGTAAAGATGACCCCAGTCGGCTACAAGAGTGCTGGGCAAAGTGTCCCCGCTATCGTTTCAGGCGAGATCGATATGCTCATGATCGATATGGCACCGATCGCGCAACTCGTTAAGGCTGGAAAAGTGAAGGCCTTTGCCGTGTCGACGCCAGAACGCTCGCCTATGCTGCCAAACGTCCCTACATTCAAGGAAGCGGGGATTGACGTCCAGCTTACGGGAACCATCGCCCTGTATGCGCCTGCCAAGATGCCCCAGAACGCAATCAAAAAAATGCAGAGCGATGTCGCTACGATTTTGAAGAACGGCGAGCTTCGCACGCGGATGCAAGGCACTGGAATGGAAGTCATTACGCAGTCCCCGGAGGATTTCGAGGGCTACCTTAAGCAGCGCAAGAAGAGCATTGATGCAGTAATTAAGGTCGGTGATTTTAAGCTCGAATAG
- a CDS encoding NAD-dependent succinate-semialdehyde dehydrogenase translates to MYPELSLYINGEFLGIEGRRHQDVVNPATEEVVGRLPLATREDLDTAVEAAHRAFLTWRDSSPLERSAILRKVAELARQRAPEIGRNMTIDQGKPLHEAVGEVTVCAEHADWHAEEARRIYGRVIPSRNPNVRQLVLRQPVGVCAAFTPWNFPFNQAIRKISAALGAGCTIILKGPEETPSAVLAIAQLFHDAGLPPGCLNIVFGVPAEVSAHLIASPLVQKISFTGSTAVGKQLAALAGFHMKRITMELGGHSPAIVFDDADVDTAAEMLANYKLRNAGQVCVSPSRFFVQRGAYDRFLRRFTDVIGAVRVGNGIDSSTQMGPLANQRRVAAMEGLIADSKARGGKVVVGGTRCSDTGHFFAPSVVIDISDDSMLMTCEPFGPVAPVVAFDDLDEVLARANKLTYGLSSYVFTESAKTAHAVSTRLEAGMVNINHFGSALAETPFGGIKDSGIGSEGGTETFDGYLVTKFVTQV, encoded by the coding sequence GTGTATCCAGAATTATCCCTTTACATCAATGGCGAATTTCTCGGCATTGAAGGCCGGCGACACCAGGACGTAGTCAACCCTGCGACGGAGGAGGTCGTTGGGCGACTGCCGCTCGCCACCCGCGAGGACCTCGACACCGCCGTCGAGGCGGCTCATCGAGCTTTCCTGACGTGGCGCGACTCATCGCCTTTGGAACGCAGTGCAATCTTGCGTAAAGTTGCGGAGCTCGCCCGTCAAAGGGCGCCGGAAATCGGCCGCAACATGACCATTGACCAGGGGAAGCCTCTGCACGAAGCCGTGGGCGAAGTAACGGTTTGTGCAGAGCATGCGGACTGGCATGCAGAAGAGGCTCGGCGGATCTACGGCCGCGTGATCCCCAGCCGCAACCCTAACGTCCGCCAGCTCGTGCTACGTCAGCCGGTCGGAGTCTGCGCAGCCTTCACCCCTTGGAATTTTCCCTTCAATCAGGCGATCCGGAAAATCTCTGCCGCGCTTGGCGCAGGCTGTACGATCATTCTGAAGGGACCAGAAGAGACGCCGAGTGCCGTGCTGGCGATCGCTCAACTGTTCCATGATGCGGGCCTTCCTCCTGGTTGCTTAAACATTGTATTTGGCGTCCCGGCGGAGGTGTCAGCACACCTCATTGCATCTCCGCTGGTCCAGAAGATCTCCTTTACGGGGTCCACTGCTGTTGGCAAACAACTAGCAGCTCTCGCAGGATTCCATATGAAGCGAATCACTATGGAGCTTGGTGGTCACTCCCCTGCAATCGTCTTCGACGATGCGGATGTCGATACCGCCGCCGAGATGCTTGCAAACTACAAGCTGCGAAACGCTGGTCAGGTATGCGTCTCGCCCTCCCGCTTCTTCGTCCAGCGCGGGGCTTACGATAGGTTCCTCAGGCGTTTTACGGACGTCATTGGCGCAGTGCGGGTCGGCAACGGTATAGACAGCTCGACACAGATGGGACCGCTCGCAAACCAACGCCGTGTTGCTGCAATGGAAGGGTTGATTGCCGACTCCAAAGCGCGCGGCGGAAAGGTTGTCGTGGGAGGGACCAGGTGCAGCGACACAGGACATTTCTTCGCGCCCAGCGTCGTTATAGACATTTCAGACGACTCCATGCTCATGACTTGCGAGCCATTCGGCCCTGTCGCCCCGGTTGTAGCATTCGACGATCTGGATGAGGTGCTGGCACGGGCGAACAAACTGACTTACGGCCTGTCGTCTTACGTGTTTACCGAGTCAGCGAAGACAGCGCATGCTGTCTCTACCCGCCTTGAGGCCGGCATGGTCAACATCAACCACTTTGGAAGCGCTCTCGCCGAAACACCGTTTGGAGGCATTAAAGATAGCGGTATCGGGAGTGAGGGTGGGACCGAGACGTTCGACGGCTATCTCGTCACGAAATTTGTAACTCAAGTGTAG
- a CDS encoding MarR family winged helix-turn-helix transcriptional regulator, producing the protein MTEPTVEMLADELRPRLMRIVVALRREMRAAHVPPAQSAVLSALLVRGPMRVSDLARNEGVRLPTMTQIVGRMVDAELIARSAPVGSYNNMIQITDEGRAVAGKLAAQRTAALGKRMEGLTPEELQTVIAMFPIIDKMFKREPWLDHE; encoded by the coding sequence ATGACAGAACCTACGGTTGAAATGCTTGCGGACGAACTTAGACCCCGCTTGATGCGGATCGTTGTAGCGCTGCGGCGGGAAATGAGAGCGGCGCACGTGCCCCCCGCGCAGAGCGCTGTTCTTAGTGCATTGCTCGTAAGAGGGCCGATGCGAGTTAGCGATCTGGCCAGGAATGAAGGCGTCAGATTGCCTACGATGACGCAGATTGTCGGGCGGATGGTCGACGCCGAGTTAATCGCGCGCTCCGCACCCGTCGGCTCGTACAACAACATGATTCAGATTACTGATGAAGGCCGGGCTGTGGCCGGCAAATTGGCCGCACAGCGGACGGCGGCACTGGGCAAGCGCATGGAGGGATTGACGCCCGAGGAGTTGCAGACGGTGATCGCGATGTTCCCCATCATCGATAAGATGTTCAAAAGAGAACCGTGGCTGGACCACGAGTAA
- a CDS encoding gamma carbonic anhydrase family protein — MAIYRIGEKEPTIHPSSYVSEHAVIIGDVEIAEDVSIWPGAVIRGDNEKITIRRGVNVQEGAVLHTDPGFPVEVGEMVSIGHQAMLHGCKVGARSLVGIQAVILNGSELGQQCLVGAGSLIGERKNFPAGSLVMGTPAKQVRELTEEVKAAIEKNADDYINKAKTYKKDLVKLS, encoded by the coding sequence GTGGCGATCTATCGAATTGGAGAGAAAGAACCGACAATTCATCCGAGCTCGTATGTATCCGAGCATGCGGTAATCATCGGCGACGTGGAAATCGCCGAAGACGTGTCCATCTGGCCCGGCGCTGTGATCCGCGGCGACAATGAAAAGATCACGATTAGGCGAGGCGTGAACGTCCAGGAGGGGGCTGTGTTGCACACCGATCCTGGCTTTCCCGTCGAGGTAGGCGAGATGGTCTCCATTGGACACCAGGCGATGCTTCACGGTTGCAAGGTCGGAGCACGTAGTCTGGTCGGCATTCAGGCTGTGATCCTGAATGGATCCGAACTCGGACAACAATGCCTCGTGGGGGCCGGATCCTTGATCGGCGAGCGCAAGAACTTCCCGGCAGGAAGCTTGGTCATGGGCACACCTGCAAAGCAGGTACGTGAACTAACGGAGGAAGTCAAAGCTGCGATCGAGAAGAACGCTGACGACTACATTAACAAGGCGAAGACGTACAAGAAGGACCTGGTCAAGCTGAGTTAG